In Sphingomonas oryzagri, the genomic stretch ATACCGCCGTCGTCCGCGTCGATACCGGCGTGGAGGAGGGCGGCGAGGTCTCGATGTTCTACGACCCGATGATCGCCAAGCTGGTGACATGGGCGCCGACCCGGCTGGAGGCGATCGACCTGCAGATCGGCGCGCTGGATGCCTATGAGATCAGCGGCGTCTGGACGAACATGGATTTCCTCTCGGCGCTGTCGCAGCACGAGCGCTTCCGTTCGGGCAACATCACGACGGGCTTCATCGCGGAGGAATATCCCGAGGGCTTCCACGGCGCGCCCGAGACCGAGGCGAATGCGCAGGCGGTCGCCGCCGTTGCCGCCGCGATCACGCAGGCGGATTCGGCGCGCTCGCTGCATGTCGATGGCCAACTCGGCACGCCGCTGGAGGCGGGATCGCATTGGGTCGTCCGCATCGACGGTGCGGAGCATGAGGTCGAGCTGGAGGCGGATTGCGCCGAGGTCGATGGCAGGAGCGTGAGCCTGACGCTCGGCTACCGGCCGGGCGCTACGCTGGTCGAAGCGGAGGTTGACGGGCAGCCGATCACGCTGCGCGTCGCCCGCAAGCGCAATGCGATGACGATCACCCATGCCGGCCGTGCGCGCACCGTGCAGGTGATGCGCCCGGCGGTGGCGGCGCTGCGCCGGCACATGATCGAGAAGATCCCGCCAGACATGTCCAAGTTCCTCGTCTCGCCGATGCCGGGCCTGCTGACCCGCCTGCTGGTGAAGCTCGGCGACACGGTGGAGGCGGGGCAACCGCTGGCGACCGTAGAAGCGATGAAGATGGAGAACATGCTGCGCGCCGAGAAGACGGCGGTTGTGAGCAAGGTGGCGGCGGGCGAGGGCGAGAGTCTCGCGATCGATCAGGTGATCCTCGAGTTCGAATAAGCATCATCGTCATTGCGAGCGAAGCGAAGCAATCCACAGCCACAAGCGCGGCGCCTATGGATTGCTTCGTCGCTTCGCTCCTCGCAATGACGAGGCTTCTGCAAACCCAGTGGCATTGTCACAGGCTCAGGCTAGGGTGGCCCGCATGACCTCTCCCAAGCGCGTCCACCTGATCGCCGCCGCGCGGCCCAATTTCATGAAGGTGGCGCCGCTCTGGCACGCGCTCACCGCCGCTGAGGATTTTGAGCCGGTGCTGATCCACACCGGCCAGCATTACGACGCCAACATGTCCGACGCGATCTTCGAGGATCTGGGTCTGCCCCAGCCGGACCATCATCTCGGCGTCGGCTCGGGCAGTCATGCCGAGCAGACCGGCAACGTCATGATCGCCTACGAGAAGATCGTGATCGCCGAACGCCCCGACTGGCTGGTGATCGTCGGCGACGTGAACTCGACGCTGGCCTGCGGGCTGGTCGGCACCAAGCTCCGCATCCCGACCGTGCATCTGGAAGCCGGCCTCCGCTCGCGCGACCGCGACATGCCCGAGGAGATCAACCGGCTGGCGGTCGATGCCATCTCGGACGTGCTGTGGACGCCATCGCCCGACGGTGACGAGAATCTGCTGGCCGAGGGCTGCTCGCCCGCGCGGATCACCAACGTCGGCAATATCATGATGGACAGTTTCGAGCTGGTCCGTCCCAAGATCGAGGCCGCCGCCGAGCCGGCCGCGCTGGGCCTGCCCGAACGCTACGGCGTGGTGACGCTGCACCGCCCTTCCAACGTCGATACGCCCGAGGCGCTGGCCGCGCTGGTCGAGGCGCTGCTCGCGGTGCAGGCGGTGCTGCCGCTGTGCTTCCCGGTTCATCCCCGTACCGCGCAGCGCCTCGCCGCCGCCGGGCTGGACGCGAAACTGGCCGAAGGGGGAGTGAAGCTGGTCGGCCCGCTCCCCTATGTCCGCTTCATGAGCCTCGTCGCCGGTGCCACCGCCGCCATCACCGATTCGGGCGGTATCCAGGAGGAGACGACCTATCTCGGTATCCCCTGCCTGACGCTGCGCGAGAATACCGAGCGGCCGATCACGATCACGCAGGGCACCAACCGGCTGGTCAACGCATCGACCCTGCTGTCGGCGCTGGAGGAGGCGCTGGCCCAGCCGCGTTCCGAGCGCGCGCGGCCGGCGAACTGGGATGGCAAGACGGCGACACGCTGCATCGAGGATCTGAGGAGACGGGGGTGACGGACGAAGTTCTGGTATCGGTCGAGGGCAAGGCGGGACGGCTGAGGCTCAACCGGCCGCGCGCGATCCATGCGCTGACCGAGGCGATGTGCACCGCCATGATCGGCGCGCTGCAGGGCTGGCGCGGGGGCGAGGCGGTGGAGGTCGTGCTGGTCGACCATGCCGAGGGTCGCGGATTCTGCGCGGGCGGCGACGTGGTGCAGGCCTCGACCGACGCGGCGGTGGCGCATGCCTTTTTCCACGAGGAATATCGGCTCAACCACCTGATGTTCACCTACGCCAAGCCGATCGTCGCCTTCATGGACGGGGTGACGATGGGCGGCGGCGTCGGCATCTCGCAGCCGGCGAAATACCGGATCGCGACCGAGAACACGCTGTTCGCCATGCCCGAGACGGGGATCGGCCTGTTCCCCGATGTCGGCGGCGGCTGGTATCT encodes the following:
- the wecB gene encoding non-hydrolyzing UDP-N-acetylglucosamine 2-epimerase, translated to MTSPKRVHLIAAARPNFMKVAPLWHALTAAEDFEPVLIHTGQHYDANMSDAIFEDLGLPQPDHHLGVGSGSHAEQTGNVMIAYEKIVIAERPDWLVIVGDVNSTLACGLVGTKLRIPTVHLEAGLRSRDRDMPEEINRLAVDAISDVLWTPSPDGDENLLAEGCSPARITNVGNIMMDSFELVRPKIEAAAEPAALGLPERYGVVTLHRPSNVDTPEALAALVEALLAVQAVLPLCFPVHPRTAQRLAAAGLDAKLAEGGVKLVGPLPYVRFMSLVAGATAAITDSGGIQEETTYLGIPCLTLRENTERPITITQGTNRLVNASTLLSALEEALAQPRSERARPANWDGKTATRCIEDLRRRG